The Pseudomonas allokribbensis genome has a window encoding:
- the hemL gene encoding glutamate-1-semialdehyde 2,1-aminomutase, whose amino-acid sequence MSRSETLFANAQKHIPGGVNSPVRAFKSVGGTPLFFKHAEGAYVTDEDDKRYVDYVGSWGPMILGHSHPDVLDAVRNQLQHGLSYGAPTAMETEMADLVCSLVPSMEMVRMVSSGTEATMSAIRLARGFTGRDSIIKFEGCYHGHSDSLLVKAGSGALTQGVPSSAGVPAAFAKHTLTLPFNDIDAVEKMLAEVGQDVACIIVEPVAGNMNCVPPAPGFLEGLRSLCDKHGVVLIFDEVMTGFRVALGGAQAYYGVTPDLTTFGKIIGGGMPVGCFGGKRSIMERIAPLGPVYQAGTLSGNPLAMAAGLTTLRLISRPGFHAELTDYTTRLLDGLQQRADAAGIPFVTTQAGGMFGLYFSGADDIVTFEDVMASDAALFGRFFHLMLEGGVYLAPSAFEAGFTSIAHGEAELKLTLDAAERAFAKLK is encoded by the coding sequence ATGTCTCGTTCCGAAACCCTGTTTGCCAACGCTCAGAAACACATTCCCGGTGGCGTGAACTCGCCGGTTCGCGCGTTCAAGAGCGTCGGCGGCACGCCGCTGTTCTTCAAGCACGCCGAAGGCGCCTACGTCACCGACGAAGACGACAAGCGTTATGTGGATTACGTCGGCTCCTGGGGCCCGATGATCCTCGGCCACAGCCACCCGGACGTGCTGGACGCCGTGCGTAACCAACTGCAACACGGCCTGTCCTACGGCGCGCCGACCGCGATGGAAACCGAGATGGCCGACCTGGTCTGCTCGCTGGTGCCGTCGATGGAGATGGTGCGCATGGTCAGCTCCGGCACCGAAGCGACCATGAGCGCGATCCGTCTGGCCCGTGGCTTCACCGGCCGCGACAGCATCATCAAGTTCGAAGGCTGCTACCACGGTCACTCCGACAGCCTGCTGGTCAAGGCCGGTTCCGGCGCACTGACCCAGGGCGTGCCAAGCTCGGCCGGCGTACCGGCCGCGTTCGCCAAACACACCCTGACCCTGCCGTTCAACGACATCGACGCCGTTGAAAAAATGCTCGCCGAAGTCGGCCAGGACGTCGCCTGCATCATCGTCGAGCCGGTTGCCGGCAACATGAACTGCGTGCCGCCGGCACCGGGTTTTCTCGAAGGCCTGCGCAGCCTGTGCGACAAGCACGGCGTGGTGCTGATTTTCGACGAAGTGATGACCGGTTTCCGCGTGGCCCTCGGCGGTGCCCAGGCTTACTACGGCGTGACCCCGGACCTGACCACCTTCGGCAAGATCATCGGTGGCGGCATGCCGGTCGGCTGCTTCGGCGGCAAGCGTTCGATCATGGAGCGCATCGCGCCGCTGGGCCCGGTCTATCAGGCGGGCACCTTGTCGGGTAACCCGCTGGCGATGGCCGCCGGTCTGACCACCCTGCGCCTGATCAGCCGTCCAGGCTTCCACGCCGAACTGACCGATTACACCACTCGCCTGCTCGACGGCCTGCAACAGCGCGCTGACGCGGCGGGCATTCCGTTCGTGACCACTCAGGCTGGCGGCATGTTCGGTCTGTACTTCAGCGGCGCTGACGACATTGTTACTTTCGAAGACGTGATGGCCAGCGATGCAGCGCTGTTCGGTCGATTCTTCCACCTGATGCTGGAAGGTGGCGTGTACCTGGCACCGAGCGCGTTCGAAGCCGGTTTCACCTCGATCGCCCACGGCGAAGCCGAGCTGAAACTGACCCTCGACGCTGCCGAGCGCGCGTTCGCCAAACTGAAGTAA
- a CDS encoding tetratricopeptide repeat protein — protein sequence MNRTGRTLALGCLLLLQPLLAHAQAGGNSLLIPAMGRCTLNTQPQDVTQALAACQKASDEGDAQAQYELGEFYYDGKNAPRDLNQALSYFEKASLQGHAQAQFKLGTMFFHGEGVQANNIQAYIVLKMAAVNGAEDALDTADEVAEKMPREDLETATQVLGQIFRKYLMELQSADGRTPFSPLP from the coding sequence ATGAACCGCACCGGCCGCACCCTTGCCTTGGGCTGCCTGTTGCTCCTTCAGCCACTGCTCGCACATGCACAAGCAGGCGGCAACTCGTTGTTGATCCCGGCGATGGGTCGTTGCACCCTCAATACTCAGCCGCAAGATGTCACGCAGGCCCTCGCCGCCTGCCAAAAGGCATCGGATGAGGGGGATGCGCAAGCGCAATACGAGTTGGGTGAGTTCTACTACGACGGCAAGAATGCGCCGCGCGACCTCAATCAAGCCCTGAGCTATTTCGAAAAGGCCTCGCTGCAAGGCCACGCCCAGGCGCAATTCAAGCTCGGCACCATGTTCTTCCACGGTGAAGGCGTGCAGGCCAACAACATTCAGGCGTACATCGTGCTGAAGATGGCCGCGGTCAACGGCGCAGAAGATGCCCTGGACACCGCCGACGAAGTCGCCGAGAAAATGCCCCGCGAAGACCTGGAAACCGCCACCCAGGTGCTCGGGCAAATTTTCCGTAAATACCTGATGGAACTGCAGAGCGCTGACGGCCGTACGCCGTTCTCGCCGCTTCCGTAG
- a CDS encoding DUF1820 family protein, whose translation MTKREAPIYKVIFLNQGQVFEMYAKQIYQSDLWGFLEVEEFVFGERTQVVVDPSEEKLKAQFEGVVRSFVPMHSIVRIDEVERLGTPKISEARGAVGNVMPFPVPMPEK comes from the coding sequence ATGACCAAACGCGAAGCTCCAATCTACAAGGTGATATTCCTCAACCAGGGCCAGGTGTTCGAAATGTACGCCAAGCAGATCTATCAAAGTGATCTGTGGGGCTTCCTGGAAGTGGAAGAGTTCGTCTTTGGCGAGCGCACCCAGGTGGTCGTCGATCCGAGCGAAGAGAAGCTCAAGGCGCAATTCGAAGGCGTGGTGCGCAGCTTTGTGCCGATGCATTCGATCGTGCGCATCGACGAAGTGGAACGTCTCGGTACGCCGAAAATCAGCGAAGCTCGCGGTGCGGTCGGCAATGTGATGCCGTTTCCGGTGCCGATGCCCGAGAAGTAA